In one Streptomyces venezuelae genomic region, the following are encoded:
- a CDS encoding enoyl-CoA hydratase family protein, with amino-acid sequence MSPFTGSATRTPDWRHLRLTVDEGVATVTLARPDRLNALTFGAYADLRDLLAELSRDKSVRALVLGGEGRGFCSGGDVDEIIGATLAMDTAQLLDFNRMTGQVVRAIRECPFPVIAAVHGVAAGAGAVLALASDFRVADPSARFSFLFTRVGLSGGDMGAAYLLPRVVGLGHATRLLMLGEPVRAPEAERIGLISELTDEGGAAQAAQTLARRLADGPALAYAQTKALLTSELDMPLAAAIELDASTQALLMNGEDYAEFHAAFTEKRPPKWQGR; translated from the coding sequence ATGAGTCCCTTCACCGGCTCCGCGACCCGCACTCCCGACTGGCGGCACCTGCGCCTCACCGTCGACGAGGGCGTCGCCACGGTCACCCTCGCCCGCCCCGACAGGCTCAACGCGCTCACCTTCGGTGCCTACGCCGACCTGCGCGACCTCCTCGCGGAGCTCTCCCGCGACAAGTCCGTGCGCGCCCTCGTGCTCGGCGGCGAGGGCCGCGGCTTCTGCTCGGGCGGCGACGTCGACGAGATCATCGGCGCCACGCTCGCCATGGACACCGCTCAGCTCCTCGACTTCAACCGCATGACGGGCCAGGTCGTCCGCGCCATCAGGGAGTGCCCCTTCCCGGTGATCGCCGCCGTGCACGGCGTGGCCGCGGGCGCCGGCGCGGTGCTCGCCCTCGCCTCGGACTTCCGCGTCGCCGACCCCTCAGCACGCTTCTCCTTCCTCTTCACCCGGGTCGGCCTCTCCGGCGGCGACATGGGCGCCGCCTACCTGCTGCCGCGCGTCGTCGGACTCGGCCACGCCACGCGGCTGCTCATGCTGGGCGAGCCGGTGCGCGCCCCCGAGGCCGAACGCATCGGCCTCATCAGCGAGCTGACGGACGAGGGCGGCGCCGCACAGGCCGCACAGACACTGGCCCGCCGCCTCGCCGACGGACCGGCCCTCGCGTACGCGCAGACGAAGGCGCTCCTCACCTCGGAGCTCGACATGCCGCTGGCCGCCGCCATCGAACTGGACGCGTCGACGCAGGCGCTCCTGATGAACGGCGAGGACTACGCCGAGTTCCACGCGGCGTTCACCGAGAAGCGCCCGCCGAAGTGGCAGGGGCGGTGA
- a CDS encoding ATP-binding protein, which translates to MNGPALHEPSSPASWRIALPHTTAAVPVARALVRTALTDIESSPDTDTAELLTAELVANAVEHTGGKDPIELVIELLPTGCQVEVHDTNPLPPGDLTDPGPHVEPDPWQEHGRGLLLIRTLSSSCGHRPTASGKAVWFTLPTRPPHQC; encoded by the coding sequence CTGAACGGACCCGCCTTGCACGAGCCTTCCTCCCCCGCCTCCTGGCGCATCGCCCTGCCGCACACGACGGCAGCCGTGCCGGTCGCGCGTGCCCTGGTCCGCACGGCCCTCACCGACATCGAGTCGTCCCCCGACACCGACACCGCCGAGCTCCTCACCGCGGAGCTGGTCGCCAACGCCGTGGAGCACACCGGCGGCAAGGACCCCATAGAGCTGGTGATCGAGCTGCTGCCGACGGGTTGTCAGGTCGAGGTGCACGACACCAACCCGCTGCCGCCCGGCGACCTCACCGACCCGGGCCCGCACGTCGAGCCGGACCCCTGGCAGGAACACGGGCGCGGCCTGCTCCTGATCCGCACCCTCAGCTCGTCCTGCGGCCACCGCCCCACCGCGTCCGGCAAGGCGGTCTGGTTCACGCTTCCTACGCGGCCCCCGCACCAGTGCTGA
- a CDS encoding AMP-binding protein, whose translation MEPTGNPANPGPTPSGHVDTFARDHLPPRAQWPALVHDRPELHYPDRLNCGTELLDRTTERFGAERPAFHAASGDTWTYGALRQHVDRIAHALTAELDVRPGQRVLLRGPTTPWLAACWLAVMKAGAVAVTVLAQQRAQELATMCEIAEVRHALCDVRSVDDLIKAGVPGLNVTTYGGEGPDDLLARAARQPDRYEAVDTAADDVALIAFTSGTTGRPKGCMHFHRDVLAIADTFARHILEPTPDDVFAGSPPLGFTFGLGGLVIFPLRFGASSVLLEQAGPKQLLPAIARHGISVLFTAPTAYRTMLDELDGHDVSSLRRCVSAGENLPAATWQSWQQRTGHRIINGIGATELLHIFISAADDAIRPGTTGLPVPGWHARVVDDSGAPLPDGEPGLLAVRGPVGCRYLSDERQLQYVRHGWNITGDTYVRDTDGYFRYVARADDMIISAGYNIAGPEVEDALLRHPDVAETAVVGRPDELRGQVAVAYVVLRAGAEPDEDRLREFVKGELVPYKCPREIVFLDALPRTATGKLQRFRLRGRIPGGPGPVE comes from the coding sequence ATGGAACCGACCGGCAATCCAGCCAACCCGGGGCCGACACCGTCCGGCCACGTCGACACGTTCGCCCGGGACCACCTCCCGCCGCGCGCACAGTGGCCCGCACTGGTCCACGACCGCCCCGAACTGCACTACCCCGACCGCCTCAACTGCGGCACGGAACTCCTCGACCGGACCACCGAACGGTTCGGCGCCGAACGCCCCGCCTTCCACGCCGCGTCCGGCGACACCTGGACGTACGGCGCGCTGCGGCAGCACGTCGACCGGATCGCGCACGCACTCACCGCCGAACTCGACGTACGGCCGGGGCAGCGCGTCCTGCTGCGCGGGCCCACCACGCCGTGGCTCGCGGCCTGCTGGCTCGCCGTGATGAAGGCGGGCGCGGTCGCCGTGACCGTCCTCGCCCAGCAGCGCGCGCAGGAGCTCGCCACCATGTGCGAGATCGCCGAGGTGCGGCACGCGCTGTGCGACGTCCGGTCGGTCGACGACCTGATCAAGGCCGGCGTGCCGGGCCTGAACGTCACCACGTACGGCGGCGAGGGCCCCGACGACCTCCTCGCACGCGCCGCCCGCCAACCCGACCGCTACGAAGCGGTGGACACCGCGGCCGACGACGTCGCGCTGATCGCGTTCACCTCCGGCACGACGGGCCGCCCCAAGGGCTGCATGCACTTCCACCGCGACGTGCTCGCCATCGCCGACACGTTCGCGCGGCACATCCTCGAACCGACACCGGACGACGTGTTCGCGGGCAGCCCTCCCCTGGGCTTCACCTTCGGCCTCGGCGGTCTCGTCATCTTCCCGCTGCGCTTCGGCGCCTCGTCCGTACTGCTCGAACAGGCGGGCCCCAAGCAGCTGTTGCCCGCGATCGCACGGCACGGGATCAGCGTGCTCTTCACCGCCCCGACCGCGTACCGCACGATGCTCGACGAGCTCGACGGGCACGACGTCTCCTCGCTGCGGCGCTGCGTGTCCGCGGGCGAGAACCTGCCCGCCGCCACCTGGCAGAGCTGGCAGCAGCGCACCGGGCACCGCATCATCAACGGCATCGGCGCGACCGAACTGCTGCACATCTTCATCTCCGCCGCCGACGACGCGATACGGCCCGGCACGACCGGACTCCCCGTCCCCGGGTGGCACGCGCGCGTGGTCGACGATTCCGGGGCGCCGCTGCCCGACGGCGAACCCGGCCTGCTCGCGGTGCGCGGCCCGGTCGGCTGCCGCTACCTCTCCGACGAGCGGCAGCTCCAGTACGTGCGGCACGGCTGGAACATCACGGGCGACACCTACGTGAGGGACACCGACGGCTACTTCCGCTACGTCGCCCGCGCCGACGACATGATCATCTCCGCCGGGTACAACATCGCGGGCCCCGAAGTCGAGGACGCCCTGCTGCGCCACCCCGACGTGGCGGAGACGGCGGTGGTGGGCCGCCCCGACGAACTGCGCGGGCAGGTGGCCGTGGCGTACGTGGTGCTGCGCGCGGGCGCGGAGCCCGACGAGGACCGGCTGCGGGAGTTCGTGAAAGGGGAACTCGTGCCCTACAAGTGCCCGAGGGAGATCGTCTTCCTGGACGCGCTGCCCCGCACCGCGACCGGCAAGCTCCAGCGCTTCCGGCTGCGCGGACGGATACCGGGCGGTCCCGGGCCCGTAGAGTGA
- the argF gene encoding ornithine carbamoyltransferase, with protein MATDLTGRHFLKELDFTADEFRGLIELAAELKAAKKAGAETPRLRGRNIALIFEKNSTRTRCAFEVAAADQGASTVYIDPAGSHIGKKESSKDTARVLGRMFDAIEFRGDAQDTVETLAAHAGVPVYNGLTDAWHPTQMLADVLTMTEHSAKPLTGIAFAYLGDARFNMGNSYLITGALLGMDVRIVAPEAYWPAPEVRARAQELAAVSGARLTLTEDVAEGVRGADFVGTDVWVSMGEPQEVWAERIAALVPYAVTMDVLRATGNPDVKFLHCLPAFHDLGTKVGREVHETYGLDSLEVTDEVFESAHSVVFDEAENRMHTIKAVLVATLA; from the coding sequence ATGGCCACAGACCTCACCGGCCGCCACTTCCTCAAGGAGCTGGACTTCACCGCCGACGAGTTCCGCGGTCTGATCGAGCTGGCCGCCGAGCTGAAGGCGGCCAAGAAGGCCGGTGCCGAGACGCCCCGGCTGCGGGGCAGGAACATCGCGCTGATCTTCGAGAAGAACTCGACGCGGACGCGCTGCGCGTTCGAGGTGGCCGCCGCCGACCAAGGCGCCTCTACGGTGTACATCGATCCGGCGGGCTCACACATCGGCAAGAAGGAGTCCTCCAAGGACACCGCCCGGGTGCTCGGCAGGATGTTCGACGCCATCGAGTTCCGCGGCGACGCGCAGGACACGGTCGAGACGCTCGCCGCCCACGCGGGCGTGCCCGTCTACAACGGTCTGACCGACGCCTGGCACCCCACCCAGATGCTCGCGGACGTGCTCACGATGACCGAGCACAGCGCCAAGCCCCTCACCGGCATCGCCTTCGCCTACCTCGGCGACGCCCGCTTCAACATGGGCAACTCGTACCTGATCACCGGCGCCCTGCTCGGGATGGACGTGCGCATCGTCGCCCCCGAGGCGTACTGGCCGGCTCCGGAGGTCCGTGCGCGGGCCCAGGAGCTCGCCGCGGTCAGCGGGGCGCGCCTGACGCTCACCGAGGACGTCGCGGAGGGCGTCAGGGGCGCGGACTTCGTCGGCACCGACGTCTGGGTGTCGATGGGGGAGCCGCAGGAGGTGTGGGCGGAGCGCATAGCGGCCCTCGTGCCGTACGCGGTGACGATGGACGTCCTGCGCGCCACGGGCAATCCGGACGTAAAATTCCTGCACTGCCTGCCCGCCTTCCACGACCTCGGCACGAAGGTCGGACGCGAGGTCCACGAGACGTACGGTCTCGACTCCCTGGAGGTCACGGACGAGGTCTTCGAGTCGGCGCACTCCGTGGTCTTCGACGAGGCGGAGAACCGGATGCACACGATCAAGGCGGTCCTGGTGGCGACGCTCGCCTGA
- a CDS encoding HutD family protein — translation MNEGVLRWSAYRAVPWKNGGGTTREVAKGADWRVSVADVAGDGPFSHFPDTDRVITPVEGEGMLLTFSGTRQRVAPLTPFAFPGDAPTDCHLPSGPVRNLNVMTRRGRATARVRIVDVTVSGGAEPGCEADEILLLMPVTEGLTLLTPDGRTTPLARLDGVRRDTPGTVRLRGEGKAAEIRITATP, via the coding sequence ATGAACGAAGGAGTCCTGCGCTGGAGCGCGTACCGCGCCGTCCCGTGGAAGAACGGCGGCGGTACGACGAGGGAGGTCGCAAAGGGCGCGGACTGGCGGGTCAGCGTGGCGGACGTGGCCGGAGACGGCCCCTTCTCGCACTTCCCCGACACCGACCGCGTGATCACCCCGGTCGAGGGCGAAGGCATGCTGCTGACGTTTTCCGGCACCCGGCAGCGGGTCGCACCCCTGACCCCGTTCGCCTTCCCCGGCGACGCACCGACGGACTGCCACCTGCCGAGCGGCCCGGTGCGCAACCTGAACGTGATGACGCGCCGGGGCCGGGCGACGGCACGGGTACGCATCGTCGACGTCACCGTGTCGGGTGGGGCGGAGCCGGGGTGCGAGGCGGATGAGATCCTCCTGCTGATGCCCGTCACGGAGGGCCTCACCCTGCTCACCCCGGACGGCAGGACCACCCCACTCGCCCGCCTGGACGGCGTCCGCCGGGACACCCCGGGCACGGTGCGCCTGCGGGGCGAGGGCAAGGCGGCCGAGATCAGAATCACCGCGACCCCCTAG
- a CDS encoding PaaX family transcriptional regulator C-terminal domain-containing protein, translating into MSEQHTPRSLIVTFYGAYGRAAPGPVPVAELVRLLAPVGVDAPSVRSSVSRLKRRGLLVPGRTEGGSAGYALSPDARQLLDDGDRRIYGAEAGHEAGWVLAVFSVPEAERAKRHVLRSRLAGLGFGTAAPGVWIAPAHLYEETRHTLTRLQLAPYVDLFRGEHLGFAPTPEAVARWWDLAALAKQHEAFLDRHEPVLRAWESRGAPGDSPAEAYRDHLLALDSWRQLPYADPGLPAALLPDNWPGVRSAAVFAALDERLREPGARFVHPA; encoded by the coding sequence GTGTCCGAGCAGCACACTCCACGGTCCCTGATCGTCACGTTCTACGGCGCCTACGGGCGGGCCGCGCCCGGCCCCGTGCCGGTCGCCGAGCTGGTGCGCCTCCTCGCCCCGGTCGGCGTCGACGCGCCGTCTGTGCGGTCGTCGGTGTCCCGGCTGAAGCGGCGCGGCCTGCTCGTGCCCGGACGCACGGAGGGCGGCTCGGCGGGGTACGCGCTCTCGCCCGACGCCCGCCAGCTCCTGGACGACGGCGACCGCCGCATCTACGGCGCGGAGGCCGGCCACGAGGCGGGCTGGGTCCTCGCGGTCTTCTCCGTCCCCGAGGCGGAACGCGCCAAGCGGCACGTGCTGCGCTCCCGCCTCGCGGGCCTGGGCTTCGGCACGGCGGCGCCGGGCGTCTGGATCGCCCCGGCCCACCTCTACGAGGAGACCAGGCACACCCTGACCCGCCTCCAACTCGCGCCGTACGTCGACCTGTTCCGAGGCGAACACCTGGGCTTCGCCCCGACACCGGAGGCGGTGGCCCGCTGGTGGGACCTGGCCGCCCTGGCCAAACAGCACGAGGCGTTCCTGGACCGCCACGAGCCGGTGCTCCGCGCGTGGGAGTCCCGCGGCGCCCCCGGCGACTCGCCCGCCGAGGCCTACCGCGACCACCTCCTCGCCCTCGACTCCTGGCGCCAACTCCCCTACGCCGACCCGGGCCTCCCCGCCGCCCTGCTCCCCGACAACTGGCCGGGCGTCCGCTCGGCGGCGGTGTTCGCGGCCCTGGACGAACGCCTGCGGGAGCCCGGCGCCCGCTTCGTGCACCCCGCATAG
- a CDS encoding amino acid permease — protein sequence MSPTRTNGLRIKSPDQLVAESGADLEGHGLRRTMGLFQLVCFGVGAIVGTGIFVGLSDSVAEAGPAVAVSYVLAAVTCIFTAFSFAELGGAIPVSGSSYSFAYASLGERTAFLVGWCLLLEYGVSVSAVAVGWSQYLNELLHSLTGRQLPAALSAGPGEGGAVNLPAVVVILLAAVLLVRGIRESAGATAAMAVLKIGILLLFLAIAFTAFEDGNLTPFAGAGASGITAGASLAFFSFIGFDAVTTAGEEVKNPRRNIPLAILICIGVVTLLYVAVALAAIGALGSDAVADKPAALSLIVNQVTDSTLGGGIIAFGAVVAIASVVLAVMYGQTRILMSMSRDGLMPRVFERVSPRTRTPVANTWIVAAVVAVPAAFSSLDVVVNLTTIGTLSIMVVVNVAVIALRRSAPDLRRTFRVPFHPVSPLLGVGFCLYLIWGTGWTTWLQFAVFVAVGAVVYALYGRGHSRLGRGEVPVSTGAGAA from the coding sequence ATGAGCCCCACACGCACCAACGGGCTTCGCATCAAGTCCCCCGACCAGCTCGTCGCCGAATCCGGCGCGGACCTCGAGGGCCACGGCCTGCGGCGCACCATGGGGCTCTTCCAGCTCGTGTGCTTCGGCGTCGGCGCGATCGTCGGCACCGGCATCTTCGTCGGCCTCTCGGACTCCGTCGCCGAGGCGGGGCCCGCCGTCGCGGTCTCCTACGTCCTCGCGGCCGTGACCTGCATCTTCACCGCGTTCTCGTTCGCCGAGCTGGGCGGCGCGATCCCGGTGTCGGGCAGCTCGTACTCCTTCGCGTACGCCTCGCTGGGCGAGCGCACCGCGTTCCTCGTGGGCTGGTGCCTGCTCCTGGAGTACGGCGTGTCGGTCTCCGCGGTCGCGGTCGGCTGGAGCCAGTACCTGAACGAGCTGCTGCACAGCCTCACCGGCCGGCAGCTGCCCGCCGCGCTGTCCGCGGGGCCGGGCGAGGGCGGCGCGGTGAACCTGCCCGCCGTCGTCGTCATCCTGCTCGCCGCCGTGCTCCTGGTGCGCGGCATCCGCGAGAGCGCCGGTGCCACGGCCGCCATGGCGGTGCTGAAGATCGGCATCCTGCTGCTCTTCCTGGCGATCGCGTTCACCGCGTTCGAGGACGGCAACCTCACGCCCTTCGCGGGTGCGGGCGCCTCCGGCATCACCGCGGGCGCCTCGCTCGCCTTCTTCTCCTTCATCGGCTTCGACGCGGTCACGACGGCAGGCGAGGAGGTGAAGAACCCGCGGCGCAACATTCCGCTCGCCATCCTGATCTGCATCGGCGTCGTCACCCTGCTCTACGTCGCCGTGGCGCTCGCGGCCATCGGCGCGCTCGGCTCCGACGCCGTCGCCGACAAGCCCGCCGCGCTCTCGCTCATCGTCAACCAGGTCACCGACTCGACCCTCGGTGGCGGCATCATCGCCTTCGGCGCGGTCGTCGCCATCGCCTCCGTGGTGCTCGCCGTGATGTACGGGCAGACCCGCATCCTCATGTCGATGTCCCGCGACGGGCTCATGCCGCGCGTCTTCGAACGCGTCTCGCCGCGGACCAGGACCCCCGTCGCCAACACGTGGATCGTCGCGGCGGTCGTCGCCGTGCCCGCCGCGTTCTCCTCGCTCGACGTCGTCGTCAACCTGACCACCATCGGCACGCTGTCGATCATGGTCGTGGTGAACGTCGCGGTGATCGCGCTGCGCCGCTCGGCCCCGGATCTGCGCCGCACCTTCCGGGTGCCGTTCCATCCGGTGAGCCCGCTCCTCGGGGTCGGCTTCTGCCTCTACCTGATCTGGGGCACGGGCTGGACGACATGGCTCCAGTTCGCGGTGTTCGTGGCGGTGGGCGCGGTGGTCTACGCGCTGTACGGGCGCGGGCACTCGCGGCTGGGCCGGGGCGAGGTGCCGGTCAGCACTGGTGCGGGGGCCGCGTAG
- a CDS encoding bifunctional salicylyl-CoA 5-hydroxylase/oxidoreductase has protein sequence MTTPHRIAVIGGGPGGLYAAVLLKRLDPAREVTVWERNAPDDTFGFGVVLSDETLGGIEHADPAVYSALQAEFVRWDDIDIVHRDRRHTSGGHGFAALGRRRLLEILHDRCRDLGIDLRFRTKAPPAAALATEYDLVVAADGIHSLTREAHADVFGPSLTTHRCRYIWLAADFAFDAFRFEIAETEHGVMQLHGYPYSSAGTGASTVIVEMREEVWEAAGFAELDEHESTERCAKIFAEALGGRPLRGNNSSWINFRTVTNSRWSHGNTVLLGDAAHTAHFSIGSGTKLAVEDALALAACLEEQPDIPAALRAYEEERRPVVASTQRAARASLEWFERLSDYLDQPPRQFAFNLLTRSRRVTHDNLRLRDADFTRAVERDFGCPDGTPPMFTPFRLRDLPLRNRVVVSPMDMYSAVDGVPGDFHLVHLGARALGGAGLVMTEMVCVSERGRITPGCAGLYTDEQAEAWRRVTDFVHAQAPGAAIGLQLGHSGRKGSTRLMWEGIDDPLPDGNWPLDAASPLPYKRGSQVPRELSRAGLAEIREQFVAAALRADRAGFDLLELHAAHGYLLSGFLSPLTNRRTDAYGGDLAGRLRYPLEVFDAVRAVWPAGKPMTVRISATDWAEGGTTAEDAVEIARAFAGRGADAIDVSTGQVVADERPAFGRSYQTPYADRIRSVTGIPVITVGAVSSWDDVNSLLLAGRADLCALARPHLYDPHWTLHAAAEQGYAGEAAPWPLPYRAGSRRPQTGRTDAPKQRLQLPV, from the coding sequence ATGACGACCCCGCACCGCATCGCCGTCATCGGCGGCGGCCCCGGCGGGCTCTACGCCGCCGTGCTGCTCAAGCGCCTCGACCCCGCCCGCGAGGTCACCGTCTGGGAGCGCAACGCGCCCGACGACACCTTCGGCTTCGGTGTCGTCCTCTCCGACGAGACGCTCGGCGGCATCGAGCACGCCGACCCCGCCGTCTACTCCGCGCTCCAGGCGGAGTTCGTACGCTGGGACGACATCGACATCGTGCACCGCGACCGGCGGCACACCTCCGGAGGCCACGGGTTCGCGGCCCTCGGCAGGCGCAGGCTCCTGGAGATCCTGCACGACCGCTGCCGGGACCTCGGCATCGACCTGCGCTTCCGTACGAAGGCGCCCCCCGCCGCCGCGCTCGCCACCGAATACGACCTGGTCGTCGCCGCCGACGGCATCCACAGCCTCACCCGCGAGGCACACGCCGACGTCTTCGGGCCGTCCCTGACCACCCACCGCTGCCGCTACATCTGGCTCGCCGCGGACTTCGCCTTCGACGCGTTCCGCTTCGAGATCGCCGAGACGGAACACGGCGTGATGCAGCTGCACGGATACCCGTACTCCTCGGCGGGGACGGGTGCCTCCACCGTCATCGTCGAGATGCGCGAAGAGGTCTGGGAGGCCGCGGGCTTCGCGGAGCTCGACGAGCACGAGTCCACGGAACGCTGCGCCAAGATCTTCGCGGAGGCGCTCGGCGGCCGCCCCCTGCGCGGCAACAACTCCTCCTGGATCAACTTCCGCACGGTCACCAACTCCCGCTGGTCCCACGGCAACACGGTCCTGCTCGGCGACGCCGCTCACACCGCCCACTTCTCCATCGGATCCGGCACGAAGCTCGCCGTCGAGGACGCCCTCGCGCTCGCCGCCTGCCTGGAGGAACAGCCCGACATCCCGGCCGCGCTCCGGGCGTACGAGGAGGAGCGCCGTCCCGTCGTCGCCTCCACGCAGCGTGCGGCCCGCGCCAGCCTGGAGTGGTTCGAGCGGCTCTCCGACTACCTGGACCAGCCGCCGCGCCAGTTCGCGTTCAACCTCCTCACCCGCAGCCGCCGCGTCACCCACGACAACCTCCGCCTGCGTGACGCGGACTTCACACGCGCCGTCGAGCGCGACTTCGGCTGCCCGGACGGCACGCCGCCGATGTTCACGCCGTTCCGGCTCCGCGACCTGCCCCTGCGCAACCGTGTCGTCGTCTCCCCGATGGACATGTACTCCGCCGTGGACGGCGTCCCCGGCGACTTCCACCTGGTCCACCTGGGCGCGCGGGCGCTCGGCGGCGCGGGCCTCGTCATGACCGAGATGGTGTGCGTCAGCGAGCGCGGCCGCATCACGCCGGGCTGCGCGGGGCTCTACACGGACGAGCAGGCCGAGGCGTGGCGGCGCGTCACGGACTTCGTGCACGCGCAGGCGCCGGGCGCGGCGATCGGCCTCCAGCTCGGCCATTCCGGCCGCAAGGGCTCCACGCGGCTGATGTGGGAGGGCATCGACGATCCGCTGCCCGACGGCAACTGGCCGCTCGACGCGGCGTCGCCGCTTCCGTACAAGCGGGGCAGCCAGGTCCCTCGCGAGCTCTCCCGTGCGGGCCTCGCGGAGATCCGCGAACAGTTCGTGGCGGCGGCGCTCCGTGCCGACCGCGCGGGATTCGACCTCCTCGAACTCCACGCGGCGCACGGGTACTTGCTGTCGGGTTTCCTCTCGCCGCTCACGAATCGCCGCACCGATGCGTACGGGGGCGACCTGGCGGGCCGGCTGCGCTATCCGCTGGAGGTCTTCGACGCGGTGCGGGCGGTGTGGCCCGCGGGCAAACCCATGACGGTCCGCATCTCCGCGACGGACTGGGCGGAGGGCGGCACGACCGCGGAGGACGCGGTGGAGATCGCGCGGGCGTTCGCGGGGCGTGGGGCCGATGCGATCGACGTCTCCACGGGGCAGGTGGTCGCGGACGAGCGGCCGGCGTTCGGGCGCTCGTACCAGACGCCGTACGCGGACCGGATCCGGAGTGTGACCGGCATCCCGGTGATCACGGTGGGCGCGGTCTCGTCGTGGGACGACGTCAACTCCCTGCTGCTGGCGGGGCGCGCGGATCTGTGCGCCCTGGCCCGCCCTCACCTGTACGACCCCCACTGGACGCTGCACGCCGCGGCCGAGCAGGGGTACGCCGGTGAGGCGGCACCGTGGCCCCTCCCGTACCGGGCGGGCAGCCGCCGCCCGCAGACGGGCCGCACGGACGCGCCCAAGCAGAGACTGCAACTGCCTGTGTGA